From the genome of Rhizobium sp. SSA_523, one region includes:
- a CDS encoding DUF4214 domain-containing protein — MATSRAYTATNLVDPTFWSGDVVRGTSSEYVISDGYRTAYYDGYGFGYSGRALVAGTMTGFSQYAGNSIIGEVYGFSAPASLADSYLSRGDLKSFISLMLRSDDQIYGSTGSDKLAGYDGNDVIYTRGGNDYVDGGRGIDTAVLSGNGSDYFLKSDNGFIFLDKKNGTSDNDFINVERIRFDNGTLAVDTNGNAGQAYRIYQAAFDRTPDSGGLKYWIDQMDRGASLTDVGFGFAQSQEFRSVYGSNPSNYDFVSRLYQNVLDRQGEAGGMNYWTSQLDRGASKAYVLASFAESPENVAAVAPEISAGIWLT, encoded by the coding sequence ATGGCGACATCCCGCGCCTATACCGCAACCAATCTTGTCGATCCGACCTTCTGGTCGGGGGATGTCGTACGCGGAACCTCGAGCGAATACGTCATCAGCGACGGATACCGCACGGCTTATTATGACGGCTATGGTTTCGGCTATTCCGGGCGCGCTCTGGTGGCGGGCACCATGACCGGCTTCAGCCAATATGCCGGCAATTCCATCATCGGCGAGGTCTACGGCTTTTCAGCGCCCGCTTCGCTTGCCGATTCCTATCTCAGCCGCGGCGACCTGAAGAGCTTCATTTCCCTGATGCTGCGCAGCGACGACCAGATCTACGGCTCGACAGGCAGTGACAAGCTGGCCGGCTATGACGGCAATGACGTCATCTATACGCGCGGCGGCAATGATTATGTCGATGGCGGCCGGGGGATCGATACCGCCGTTCTGTCCGGAAACGGTTCCGATTACTTTCTCAAATCGGATAATGGCTTCATCTTTTTGGATAAGAAGAACGGCACATCCGACAATGATTTCATCAATGTCGAGCGCATCCGCTTCGACAATGGGACGCTGGCCGTCGATACCAATGGCAATGCGGGCCAGGCCTATCGCATCTATCAGGCGGCTTTCGACCGCACGCCCGATAGCGGCGGCCTGAAATACTGGATCGATCAGATGGATCGCGGCGCGAGCCTGACGGATGTCGGCTTCGGCTTTGCCCAGTCGCAGGAGTTCCGGTCTGTCTACGGCTCCAACCCCTCCAATTACGATTTCGTGTCGAGGCTGTACCAGAATGTTCTCGATCGCCAGGGCGAGGCGGGTGGCATGAACTACTGGACAAGCCAGCTGGATCGCGGCGCAAGCAAGGCCTATGTGCTGGCAAGCTTTGCCGAAAGCCCGGAAAACGTCGCGGCCGTCGCGCCGGAAATCAGCGCCGGCATCTGGCTGACCTGA
- a CDS encoding glycosyltransferase family 4 protein, with protein MKIALVTPHPVPLALGGAENLWWGLQQHFEEETEHRCDIISVMAPESNFWDLVSSYETFSKLDLSAYDCVISGKYPGWMVKHPNHVCYMLHRLRGLYDTYPSSQHHPDILKHPRLGNLAEWLEDGIANPDPDQIPELFDRLRSLRKIDLPPEVTAFPGAFSRAVIHFLDNAALSPMRIQRYAAISATVARRKSYFPPDMPVDVLYPPPHRDNYSCGKSQYFFTSSRLDRPKRIDLLIEAMKSVKGDIPLLIAGTGPDEARLKAVAGEDPRIRFLGYVADDAMPGLYADARAVPFIPVDEDYGLITIEAMKSGKPVLTALDSGGPCEFVVQGKTGFVSKPHPAALGEWLNRLAADEEEAVALGQAAREKVSTIRWDTVARGLLEVSAPHVKTRIIRPKMTVATTFKVYPPMNGGQSRVFHLYRNLAKTYDVDLVTLSAVGDVRHEAEIAPGLMEISIPRSQAHAQAEYEVSRLVDHKPVSDVTANALLGLTPDYSEALKLSAMTSRVVIACHPFMVDWLKRAAPDKSFWYEAQDVEKTLKTAVFGDLPQARSLLREVEMAERDCWITAERVFACANRDLQALESLYGPTRARLSEVPNGVSLDDVAYTPLGERRRLQGIGGISGRQLAIFMGSWHGPNLEAVEDLILQAPDCPQTRFVILGSVCLPFKDRRLPDNMEMMGAVDMRTRDLMLSIADIALNPMHSGTGTNLKMLDYMAAGVPVISTEFGARGLTITKGEHFLCAPTSDLPAALATMADMGETELDALILAARSRVEEDYSWSVIADRFLEEIAQSA; from the coding sequence ATGAAGATCGCACTCGTGACGCCGCATCCGGTTCCGCTGGCCTTAGGGGGCGCGGAAAACCTGTGGTGGGGCCTGCAGCAGCATTTCGAGGAAGAGACCGAGCATCGCTGCGACATCATCTCGGTGATGGCGCCGGAGAGCAATTTCTGGGATCTCGTCAGTTCCTACGAGACCTTTTCCAAGCTCGATCTGTCGGCCTATGATTGCGTGATCTCCGGCAAATATCCGGGCTGGATGGTCAAGCATCCAAACCATGTCTGCTATATGCTGCACCGGTTGCGCGGGCTCTACGACACCTATCCGTCAAGCCAGCATCATCCGGACATTCTGAAGCATCCGCGGCTCGGCAATCTGGCGGAATGGCTGGAGGACGGGATTGCCAATCCGGATCCCGACCAGATCCCGGAACTGTTCGACCGGTTGCGGTCCCTGCGCAAGATCGACCTGCCGCCCGAGGTCACGGCGTTTCCGGGTGCCTTCAGCCGTGCCGTCATCCATTTCCTCGACAATGCCGCGCTCTCACCGATGCGTATCCAGCGCTATGCGGCCATTTCCGCCACGGTTGCGCGCCGCAAGAGCTATTTCCCGCCGGACATGCCGGTGGACGTGCTCTATCCGCCGCCGCATCGCGACAATTACAGCTGCGGCAAAAGCCAGTATTTCTTCACCAGCAGCCGGCTGGACCGGCCCAAGCGCATCGATCTCCTGATCGAGGCGATGAAATCGGTGAAGGGCGATATTCCGCTCCTGATCGCCGGCACGGGCCCGGACGAGGCCCGCCTGAAGGCGGTTGCCGGGGAGGATCCGCGCATCCGTTTCCTGGGCTATGTGGCCGATGATGCCATGCCGGGGCTCTATGCCGATGCCCGCGCCGTTCCCTTCATTCCGGTGGATGAGGATTATGGCCTCATCACCATCGAGGCGATGAAGAGCGGCAAGCCCGTCCTGACCGCCTTGGATAGCGGCGGCCCCTGCGAATTCGTGGTGCAGGGCAAGACCGGATTTGTATCCAAGCCGCATCCGGCAGCGCTTGGCGAATGGCTGAACCGCCTGGCGGCGGACGAAGAGGAGGCCGTGGCGCTTGGCCAGGCGGCCCGCGAAAAAGTCTCCACCATTCGCTGGGATACGGTCGCCCGGGGGCTTCTGGAGGTCTCGGCTCCGCATGTGAAGACGCGGATCATCCGGCCGAAAATGACCGTGGCTACGACGTTCAAAGTCTATCCGCCGATGAATGGCGGCCAGTCACGGGTGTTCCATCTCTATCGCAACCTCGCAAAGACGTATGACGTGGATCTCGTCACGCTCAGCGCCGTCGGCGATGTCCGCCACGAGGCCGAAATCGCTCCGGGCCTGATGGAAATCAGCATTCCGCGCAGCCAGGCGCATGCCCAGGCCGAATATGAGGTGTCGCGGCTCGTCGATCACAAGCCGGTCAGCGATGTGACGGCCAATGCGCTTCTCGGCCTGACGCCGGATTATAGCGAAGCCCTGAAACTGTCGGCCATGACCAGCCGGGTCGTCATTGCCTGCCATCCCTTCATGGTGGACTGGCTGAAGCGGGCAGCGCCCGACAAGAGCTTCTGGTATGAGGCGCAGGATGTCGAAAAGACCCTGAAGACGGCGGTCTTCGGCGATCTCCCGCAGGCCAGAAGCCTGTTGCGGGAAGTGGAAATGGCCGAGCGCGACTGCTGGATCACCGCCGAGCGGGTCTTTGCCTGCGCCAATCGGGATCTCCAGGCGCTGGAAAGCCTGTATGGTCCGACCCGGGCACGCCTGTCGGAAGTGCCCAATGGCGTTTCTCTTGATGATGTCGCCTATACGCCCTTGGGTGAGCGCCGTCGCTTGCAGGGGATCGGCGGTATCAGCGGCCGGCAGCTCGCCATCTTCATGGGAAGCTGGCATGGCCCCAATCTGGAGGCCGTCGAGGACCTGATCCTGCAAGCGCCCGATTGCCCGCAGACGCGCTTCGTCATTCTTGGCAGCGTCTGCCTGCCCTTCAAGGATCGCAGGCTGCCGGACAATATGGAGATGATGGGGGCGGTCGATATGAGAACCCGCGACCTGATGCTGTCGATCGCCGATATCGCCTTGAACCCGATGCACTCTGGCACGGGCACCAACCTGAAAATGCTGGACTATATGGCGGCCGGCGTGCCGGTGATCTCCACTGAATTCGGCGCCCGCGGCCTCACCATCACCAAGGGCGAACACTTCCTCTGCGCACCGACCAGCGATCTGCCTGCAGCGCTCGCGACAATGGCAGACATGGGCGAGACGGAGCTGGACGCTCTTATTCTCGCGGCGCGTAGCCGCGTCGAAGAGGATTATAGCTGGTCCGTCATCGCCGACCGCTTCCTGGAGGAGATAGCGCAAAGCGCGTAA
- a CDS encoding glycosyltransferase family 4 protein, protein MRVGIATVHTPGIHGGAEFLVDGLVEAVHAAGHSVHKISMPFYFEPVDAAAHTMDQALGANYLPFNGGRIDRMICLKFPAYMLRHPDKRVWLLHQHRAAYDLYGTPYGWLPGKPETDALRDDIIAGDNESLGGVEPGSARAVFTIAERVCQRLRDFNKIESRALYHPPANWQELRCEEALPYVFVPSRLEGLKRQDLMLKALAACKTPISAVFAGSGGMRSHLEALAAQLCLSDRVRFVGAVSREDMLNLYAHAAAVFFGPLDEDYGYVTLEAMLASKPVVTCRDSGGPLEFVVDGETGYVTDPEPDAIAAALERLMGDAALAGRLGRNGRARYEAMNISWPHVVETLLQDLPPLPAPHAKDFSL, encoded by the coding sequence ATGCGTGTGGGGATAGCGACGGTTCATACACCCGGCATTCATGGCGGGGCGGAATTTCTGGTGGATGGCCTGGTCGAGGCGGTGCATGCCGCCGGCCATAGCGTCCACAAGATCTCGATGCCCTTTTATTTCGAGCCTGTCGATGCCGCGGCCCACACCATGGATCAGGCGCTGGGGGCCAATTACCTGCCGTTCAATGGCGGCCGCATCGACCGGATGATCTGCCTGAAATTCCCGGCCTATATGCTGCGCCATCCGGACAAGCGGGTCTGGCTGCTGCATCAGCATCGCGCGGCCTACGACCTTTACGGCACGCCCTATGGCTGGCTGCCGGGCAAGCCGGAAACCGATGCGCTGCGCGACGACATCATCGCCGGGGACAATGAGAGCCTGGGCGGTGTCGAGCCCGGCTCGGCGCGGGCCGTCTTCACCATTGCCGAGCGGGTCTGCCAGCGCCTGCGGGATTTCAACAAGATCGAATCCAGGGCGCTGTATCATCCGCCGGCCAATTGGCAGGAATTGCGCTGCGAGGAGGCGCTGCCCTATGTCTTCGTGCCGAGCCGGCTGGAAGGGCTGAAGCGGCAGGATCTGATGCTGAAGGCGCTGGCCGCCTGCAAGACGCCGATCAGCGCCGTCTTTGCCGGATCGGGCGGCATGCGCAGCCATCTGGAGGCCCTGGCGGCGCAGCTTTGCCTGAGCGACCGCGTGCGCTTCGTCGGGGCCGTCAGCCGCGAAGACATGCTCAACCTTTACGCCCATGCCGCGGCCGTCTTCTTCGGCCCGCTGGACGAGGATTATGGTTACGTGACGCTGGAGGCCATGCTCGCCTCCAAGCCCGTCGTCACCTGCCGGGATTCCGGCGGCCCGCTGGAATTCGTGGTGGATGGCGAGACCGGTTATGTAACCGATCCCGAACCGGACGCGATTGCCGCCGCCCTGGAAAGGCTGATGGGCGATGCGGCGCTGGCCGGCCGGCTCGGCCGGAACGGGCGCGCCCGCTACGAGGCGATGAACATCAGCTGGCCGCATGTGGTGGAAACCCTGCTGCAGGACCTGCCCCCCTTGCCTGCCCCGCATGCAAAGGACTTCTCCCTATGA
- a CDS encoding methyltransferase domain-containing protein, producing the protein MSDHMPTIDEILARVRAETAAVAVEDTPPAGRRQGLGTIPLVQEPDDGEIIPLGRPFYTIEEFAALDDEDFLRNAYRVLLGRDMDGVGRSYYLPALRQGHISTVRVLSALSRSTEGKARGVKIRWLLPAAALDRLAGLPAIGKLFEPFMRFIVRSTTQRRLALLSERHATLIHEINGTLSAIRKNQALLDAGHMEIEKRTAVTEHRAAEARADAETSKDRAVASLSEIRSIRQEIVAQRTALNSLIAEARARLPAEHQPAVTALEEASLDSLYVAFENRFRGSTSEILRRSERYLPIFRTNKPIAAGGVVLDIGCGRGEFLSLLKRNNIATRGIDLNGAMVAEAKALDLDVLEGDAIAYLRSLPDHSLGAITGFHIVEHIGFKDLVSLFDIANRVLMPGGLVLFETPNPENLVVGACTFHYDPTHNKPLPPDYLRFVAEARGFTNARIIRKDEDCDLTQPESGFEPQEVNDWFRQPADYALYAQKPLAETAGDGQA; encoded by the coding sequence ATGTCCGACCATATGCCGACAATTGACGAGATTCTGGCACGCGTGCGGGCCGAGACTGCGGCCGTGGCGGTCGAAGACACTCCGCCTGCCGGTCGCCGTCAGGGGCTGGGCACCATTCCTCTCGTCCAGGAGCCGGATGATGGCGAGATCATTCCGCTGGGCCGCCCCTTCTATACGATCGAGGAATTCGCGGCACTGGACGACGAGGATTTCCTGCGCAATGCCTATCGGGTCCTTTTGGGACGCGACATGGATGGCGTCGGCCGGAGCTATTACCTGCCGGCGCTGCGCCAGGGCCATATCAGCACCGTGCGGGTGCTGAGCGCGCTGTCGCGCTCGACGGAGGGCAAGGCACGCGGCGTCAAGATCCGCTGGCTGCTGCCGGCGGCCGCGCTCGACCGTCTGGCGGGCCTGCCGGCGATCGGCAAGCTTTTCGAGCCCTTCATGCGCTTCATCGTGCGCTCGACCACCCAGCGCCGTCTGGCCCTGCTGTCGGAACGCCATGCAACGCTGATCCACGAAATCAACGGCACGCTGTCGGCCATCCGCAAGAACCAGGCCCTGCTCGATGCCGGGCATATGGAAATCGAAAAGCGGACCGCGGTGACCGAGCACAGGGCGGCCGAAGCCCGGGCCGATGCCGAAACCTCCAAGGACAGGGCCGTCGCCTCGCTCTCGGAAATCCGCTCGATCCGCCAGGAGATCGTCGCCCAGCGCACGGCCCTCAACAGCCTGATCGCCGAGGCGCGCGCCAGACTGCCGGCCGAGCATCAGCCGGCCGTGACCGCGCTGGAAGAGGCTTCGCTCGATTCCCTCTATGTCGCCTTCGAGAACCGCTTCCGGGGCTCGACCAGCGAGATCCTGCGGCGCTCGGAACGCTATCTGCCGATCTTCAGGACCAACAAGCCGATTGCCGCCGGCGGCGTCGTCCTCGATATCGGCTGCGGCCGCGGCGAATTCCTCTCGCTCTTGAAGCGCAACAATATCGCCACCCGCGGCATAGACCTGAACGGCGCCATGGTGGCGGAGGCCAAGGCGCTCGACCTCGACGTGCTGGAAGGCGACGCCATCGCCTATCTGCGCTCGCTGCCGGATCACAGCCTGGGCGCCATTACCGGCTTCCATATCGTCGAACATATCGGCTTCAAGGACCTGGTCAGCCTCTTCGACATCGCCAACCGGGTTCTGATGCCGGGCGGGCTCGTGCTGTTCGAGACGCCCAATCCGGAAAATCTCGTGGTCGGCGCCTGTACCTTCCATTACGACCCGACGCACAACAAGCCGCTTCCGCCGGATTATCTGCGCTTCGTCGCCGAAGCCCGGGGCTTCACCAATGCCCGCATCATCCGGAAAGATGAAGACTGCGACCTGACCCAGCCGGAAAGCGGTTTCGAGCCCCAGGAGGTCAATGACTGGTTCCGTCAGCCGGCCGATTATGCGCTCTATGCGCAAAAGCCCTTGGCGGAAACGGCCGGGGATGGCCAAGCCTGA
- a CDS encoding DUF4214 domain-containing protein has product MASLQGVFVTLFGRPADPAGLAYLAGLTKDGRDWSGLSALASQPEFQARFSGLSDKAAVSLLYHSVFGRAPDAAGLAYWLAELQAGHLDRARLGVALLDGARAGDQAIAVSKLAAAELFSAHLDLPLEQQSYAGAAGAQAGRAFLAEVRPDRPADPAGVDDSISRLAMITGPGGFPGGPGGFPGGPGGFPGGGQKPADGEPVVLIFTSPDLVKLDHAPETGRVILTAATINNIEFNSWSLSGADALAFAIQKDSGAIRLQDAGYLRDREVASFMVTATDAAGHSATQTVTVALAGHFADQASVLGLGADPGGFGAGPAGGIDLF; this is encoded by the coding sequence GTGGCCAGCTTACAGGGCGTTTTCGTTACGCTGTTCGGCAGACCCGCCGATCCCGCCGGCCTTGCCTATCTGGCGGGACTGACCAAAGACGGCCGCGACTGGAGCGGCTTGTCCGCGCTGGCATCGCAGCCGGAGTTTCAGGCCCGTTTTTCCGGTCTCTCCGACAAGGCGGCGGTTTCGCTCCTCTATCATTCCGTCTTCGGTCGCGCACCGGATGCGGCGGGCCTGGCCTATTGGCTGGCCGAGCTGCAGGCCGGACATCTCGATCGGGCAAGATTGGGCGTTGCCCTGCTGGATGGCGCCAGGGCCGGCGATCAGGCCATTGCGGTCTCGAAACTGGCGGCGGCCGAATTGTTCAGCGCGCATCTCGATCTGCCGCTGGAGCAGCAATCCTATGCCGGAGCCGCCGGCGCGCAGGCAGGGCGTGCCTTTCTCGCCGAGGTGCGGCCCGACAGGCCGGCCGACCCGGCCGGGGTGGATGACAGCATTTCCCGCCTGGCGATGATCACGGGGCCTGGCGGCTTTCCAGGGGGGCCTGGCGGCTTTCCAGGGGGGCCAGGCGGCTTTCCAGGTGGCGGGCAAAAGCCGGCCGATGGCGAACCGGTGGTCCTCATCTTCACGTCGCCGGATCTCGTCAAGCTCGATCATGCGCCGGAGACGGGACGCGTGATCCTGACCGCCGCCACCATCAACAATATCGAATTCAACAGCTGGAGCCTTTCCGGCGCCGATGCCCTGGCCTTTGCCATCCAGAAGGACAGCGGTGCCATCCGCCTGCAGGATGCCGGCTATCTGCGCGACAGGGAAGTGGCGAGCTTCATGGTCACGGCGACCGATGCGGCCGGCCACAGCGCCACCCAGACGGTCACCGTGGCCCTTGCCGGCCATTTCGCCGATCAGGCCTCGGTGCTCGGCCTCGGAGCCGATCCGGGCGGTTTTGGCGCCGGCCCGGCCGGGGGCATCGACCTTTTCTGA
- a CDS encoding DUF4214 domain-containing protein produces MASIASNSAAGSSVIDSLLTSARWAGGSVSFGFTTSAGQYGGAYGYGETTKGFQALTSTQANGVRDALSQWAELINLKIVETGGESADLRIAASALPATAWAYTPSTIAEGGDVWFGTAKGYYTNPVDGTYAKITMIHELGHALGLNHPHQPVFGAGGSGFVADDGTGAALCPCCGGAAHGNGGNGEAALLSPLGANGNALDFGASAAASAIDAMAYTVMSYSSYAGDGRGGYTNGTYDYAQTPMIRDIAAIQHLYGANFATRSGDTVYSWNAATGEKFVNGQGQGAPGANKVFETLWDGGGRDTIDLSAYASKLSIDLSPGGWIHFGNSQVANLGNGQTAPGNVAMPLLYQGDQRSLIDNAVGGAGNDLIKGNLGNNVLIGGAGDDRIEGLGGHNILSGGTIGKELSYLGLDRGALISVIPAISGPDGTDSLIGGNGNDIFIVQTGDDMLEGNGGLDTLVLDASLAELSLSGSAAKLVIGFGNAKITAGNLDFLATKDGIFAIGGSDAAADTASLATLRHDISLVYNAGLDRTIDTSGLAYWSGVLGKGGSLRDLASGIINADEFTSRFGNAKAMDDGAFVQVLYKNVLDRAGESAGLDYWTGTLSSGGMSRADVLVGFSLSAENRAAVDSLGKAQAGTAPGGVDLVAVTQAHWYDLWA; encoded by the coding sequence ATGGCAAGTATTGCGTCCAACAGTGCAGCGGGTTCTTCTGTCATCGATAGTCTCCTGACGTCGGCCCGCTGGGCAGGCGGCTCTGTCTCCTTCGGCTTCACCACCTCGGCCGGCCAGTATGGCGGCGCCTATGGCTATGGCGAAACCACCAAGGGCTTCCAGGCGCTCACCAGCACCCAGGCCAATGGCGTGCGCGATGCGCTCTCGCAATGGGCCGAGCTCATCAACCTGAAGATCGTCGAAACCGGCGGCGAAAGCGCCGATCTGCGCATTGCCGCTTCCGCTCTGCCGGCCACCGCCTGGGCCTATACGCCATCCACCATCGCCGAAGGCGGCGATGTCTGGTTCGGCACGGCCAAGGGCTATTACACCAATCCGGTCGACGGCACCTATGCCAAGATCACCATGATCCACGAGCTCGGCCATGCGCTCGGCCTCAACCATCCCCACCAGCCGGTCTTCGGCGCCGGTGGCAGCGGCTTTGTTGCCGATGACGGGACCGGTGCGGCGCTCTGCCCCTGCTGCGGCGGTGCGGCGCATGGCAATGGCGGCAATGGCGAGGCCGCTCTGCTCTCGCCGTTGGGCGCCAATGGCAATGCGCTGGATTTCGGCGCCTCGGCGGCCGCCAGCGCCATCGATGCCATGGCCTATACGGTGATGAGCTATTCCTCCTATGCCGGCGACGGCCGCGGGGGCTATACCAACGGCACCTATGATTATGCCCAGACGCCGATGATCCGCGATATCGCCGCCATCCAGCATCTCTACGGCGCCAATTTCGCCACCCGCAGCGGCGATACCGTCTATTCCTGGAATGCCGCGACCGGCGAGAAATTCGTCAATGGCCAGGGCCAGGGCGCGCCGGGCGCCAACAAGGTGTTCGAGACGCTCTGGGATGGCGGCGGCCGCGATACGATCGACCTCTCGGCCTATGCCAGCAAGCTCTCGATCGACCTGTCGCCGGGCGGCTGGATCCATTTCGGCAATAGCCAGGTGGCCAATCTCGGCAATGGCCAGACGGCGCCCGGCAATGTCGCCATGCCGCTTCTTTATCAGGGCGACCAGCGCTCGCTGATCGACAATGCGGTCGGCGGCGCCGGCAATGACCTGATCAAGGGCAATCTCGGCAATAATGTCCTCATCGGCGGCGCCGGCGACGACCGGATCGAAGGGCTTGGCGGCCACAATATCCTGTCCGGCGGCACGATCGGCAAGGAACTCTCCTATCTCGGCCTCGATCGCGGCGCCCTGATCTCGGTCATTCCCGCCATCAGCGGTCCGGATGGCACCGATAGCCTGATCGGCGGCAATGGCAATGACATCTTCATCGTCCAGACCGGCGACGACATGCTGGAAGGCAATGGCGGCCTCGACACGCTGGTGCTGGATGCAAGCCTGGCCGAACTCAGCCTCAGCGGTTCCGCCGCAAAGCTCGTCATCGGCTTCGGCAATGCCAAGATCACCGCCGGCAATCTCGATTTCCTGGCCACCAAAGACGGTATCTTCGCCATTGGCGGGTCCGATGCCGCCGCCGATACGGCCTCGCTTGCCACGCTGCGCCACGATATTTCGCTCGTCTACAATGCCGGTCTCGACCGCACGATCGACACATCCGGCCTTGCCTATTGGTCGGGCGTGCTCGGCAAGGGCGGCTCGCTGCGCGATCTGGCCAGCGGCATCATCAATGCCGACGAGTTCACCAGCCGCTTCGGCAATGCCAAGGCCATGGATGATGGCGCCTTCGTTCAGGTCCTCTACAAGAACGTGCTGGATCGCGCCGGCGAAAGCGCCGGCCTCGACTACTGGACCGGCACGCTGTCGAGCGGCGGCATGAGCCGCGCCGATGTCCTGGTCGGCTTTTCGCTCAGCGCCGAAAACCGCGCCGCCGTCGACAGCCTGGGCAAGGCGCAGGCCGGCACGGCGCCGGGCGGCGTCGATCTGGTCGCCGTCACCCAGGCGCACTGGTATGATCTGTGGGCCTGA
- a CDS encoding DUF4214 domain-containing protein, protein MASIQGVYLALFGRPADPAGLAYWTQQSKNGADLGKVIDVMTKLPEATARFAGQSDSALITSIYQALFDRAPDAAGLAFFTQQLASGKQTIGSIAINILDGAKGSDLTLVQNRETAANVFTASLDTPVEVGAYVGFAAADFARSFIKTVTTDPASIPTPAQVQTSLNTGLNLNDGATPGQGQAPGGGNTGTDPGTSNPPTPEQFSITKTVGDIANAAAGQKLFAGGGNPATGMNITTATGNQNHKVELALDARYNQKPSTSRRRRSRMA, encoded by the coding sequence ATGGCTTCGATTCAGGGAGTCTATCTGGCCCTGTTTGGCCGCCCGGCCGATCCGGCCGGCCTCGCCTACTGGACCCAGCAGAGCAAAAACGGCGCCGATCTCGGAAAGGTCATCGATGTGATGACCAAGCTGCCGGAAGCAACCGCGCGCTTTGCCGGCCAATCAGATTCCGCCCTCATCACCAGCATTTACCAGGCGCTCTTCGACCGCGCGCCGGATGCCGCGGGCCTCGCCTTCTTCACCCAGCAGCTCGCCAGTGGCAAGCAGACCATCGGCAGCATCGCCATCAATATTCTGGACGGCGCCAAGGGCAGCGACCTGACGCTCGTGCAGAACCGCGAGACGGCCGCCAATGTCTTCACCGCCAGCCTCGATACGCCGGTTGAGGTTGGTGCCTATGTTGGCTTCGCCGCGGCCGATTTCGCCCGCTCCTTCATCAAGACGGTAACGACCGATCCGGCTTCGATCCCGACCCCTGCCCAGGTGCAAACGTCTCTGAACACAGGGCTGAACCTGAACGACGGCGCGACGCCGGGCCAAGGTCAGGCGCCGGGTGGTGGAAATACAGGGACTGATCCAGGAACTTCCAACCCTCCAACACCAGAGCAATTTAGTATCACCAAAACGGTTGGCGACATCGCCAACGCTGCGGCAGGCCAAAAGCTGTTTGCGGGTGGGGGGAATCCTGCAACGGGAATGAATATCACAACCGCGACCGGCAATCAGAATCACAAGGTCGAGTTGGCACTAGACGCGCGCTACAACCAGAAGCCTTCGACGTCGCGCCGGCGGCGGTCAAGGATGGCGTAG